In the genome of Pseudomonas sp. P5_109, one region contains:
- the nusG gene encoding transcription termination/antitermination protein NusG → MAKRWYVVHAYSGYEKHVMRSLIERVKLAGMEDGFGEILVPTEEVVEMRNGQKRKSERKFFPGYVLVQMDMNEGTWHLVKDTPRVMGFIGGTADKPAPITDKEAEAILRRVADGSDKPKPKTLFEPGESVRVNDGPFADFTGVVEEVNYEKSRIQVAVLIFGRSTPVELEFSQVEKV, encoded by the coding sequence GTGGCTAAGCGTTGGTATGTTGTGCATGCTTACTCCGGTTACGAGAAGCATGTAATGCGCTCGCTGATCGAGCGCGTGAAGCTGGCTGGTATGGAAGATGGCTTCGGCGAAATTCTGGTTCCCACTGAAGAAGTGGTTGAGATGCGCAATGGCCAGAAGCGCAAAAGCGAACGTAAATTCTTCCCTGGCTACGTGCTGGTGCAGATGGATATGAACGAGGGTACTTGGCACTTGGTCAAGGATACTCCTCGGGTGATGGGTTTCATTGGCGGTACTGCCGATAAGCCTGCGCCGATCACCGATAAAGAGGCAGAAGCGATTCTGCGCCGCGTTGCTGATGGTAGCGACAAGCCGAAGCCGAAGACGTTGTTCGAGCCGGGTGAGTCGGTACGTGTCAATGACGGTCCGTTTGCGGACTTTACCGGTGTTGTTGAAGAAGTTAACTACGAAAAGAGCCGGATTCAGGTCGCAGTGCTCATTTTCGGTCGCTCTACTCCGGTGGAGCTCGAGTTCAGCCAGGTCGAAAAGGTCTAG
- the rplA gene encoding 50S ribosomal protein L1: MAKLTKRQKAIAGKIEAGKAYNFVDAAALLAELSTVKFSESFDVAVNLGVDPRKSDQVVRSATVLPHGTGKTVRVAVFTQGPAAEAALAAGADRVGMDDLAAEMKGGDLNYDVVIASPDAMRVVGQLGQILGPRGLMPNPKVGTVTPDVATAVKNAKAGQVRYRTDKNGIIHTSVGKIGFDAVKLKENVEALIADLKRIKPASSKGIYVKRVTLSTTMGPGLVIDQSSLDA; encoded by the coding sequence ATGGCTAAGCTGACCAAGCGTCAAAAGGCTATCGCCGGCAAAATCGAAGCAGGCAAGGCCTACAACTTTGTAGACGCTGCTGCCCTGCTGGCTGAGCTGTCGACTGTCAAGTTCAGCGAGTCGTTCGACGTAGCTGTAAACCTGGGTGTTGACCCGCGTAAATCCGACCAGGTCGTTCGTAGCGCTACTGTGCTGCCACACGGCACTGGCAAGACCGTTCGCGTTGCTGTGTTCACCCAGGGTCCAGCTGCTGAAGCCGCTCTGGCTGCCGGCGCTGACCGCGTAGGCATGGACGACCTGGCTGCCGAAATGAAAGGCGGCGACCTGAACTATGACGTAGTGATCGCATCCCCGGATGCAATGCGCGTTGTAGGTCAACTGGGTCAGATCCTCGGTCCACGTGGCCTGATGCCTAACCCTAAAGTCGGCACCGTAACTCCAGACGTAGCTACCGCGGTTAAAAACGCCAAGGCTGGTCAGGTTCGTTATCGCACCGACAAAAACGGCATCATCCACACTTCCGTTGGCAAGATCGGCTTCGACGCCGTCAAGCTGAAGGAAAACGTTGAAGCCCTGATCGCTGATCTGAAGCGTATCAAGCCAGCTTCCTCGAAAGGCATTTACGTCAAGCGCGTTACCCTGAGCACCACTATGGGCCCAGGTCTGGTCATCGACCAAAGCTCGCTCGACGCGTAA
- the secE gene encoding preprotein translocase subunit SecE, whose amino-acid sequence MTPKAEAQGSRFDLLKWLVVVALVVVGVVGNQYFSASPILYRVLALLAIAAVAAFVGLQTVKGKSFFVLVKEARTEIRKVVWPTRQETTQTTLIVVAVVLVMALLLWGLDSLLGWLVSLIVG is encoded by the coding sequence ATGACTCCTAAAGCTGAAGCTCAAGGCTCTCGTTTCGACCTCCTCAAGTGGCTTGTAGTAGTCGCTCTGGTGGTTGTTGGCGTTGTTGGCAATCAGTACTTTTCTGCTTCGCCGATCCTGTACCGCGTACTCGCATTGCTTGCTATTGCTGCTGTAGCTGCCTTTGTAGGCCTGCAGACGGTCAAGGGCAAGTCTTTCTTTGTACTGGTTAAGGAAGCGCGCACCGAAATTCGTAAAGTCGTTTGGCCAACTCGCCAAGAAACCACGCAGACCACGTTGATCGTTGTGGCTGTTGTCCTGGTTATGGCGTTGCTGTTGTGGGGGCTTGATTCCCTGCTCGGCTGGCTTGTTTCCTTGATTGTCGGCTAA
- the rplL gene encoding 50S ribosomal protein L7/L12 has translation MSISQNDILEAVGNMSVMEVVELIKAFEEKFGVTAAAASAGPAAAAAVVEEQTEFNVMLTEAGEKKVNVIKAVRELTGLGLKEAKAVVDGAPAMVLEAVAKDAADKAKAALEEAGAKVELK, from the coding sequence ATGTCTATCTCTCAGAACGATATCCTTGAAGCAGTTGGCAACATGTCCGTAATGGAAGTTGTTGAGCTGATCAAAGCTTTCGAAGAAAAATTCGGCGTTACCGCTGCTGCTGCTTCGGCTGGTCCAGCTGCTGCTGCCGCTGTTGTTGAAGAGCAAACCGAATTCAACGTCATGCTGACCGAAGCTGGCGAGAAGAAAGTTAACGTGATCAAGGCTGTACGTGAACTGACCGGTCTGGGCTTGAAAGAAGCCAAGGCTGTAGTTGACGGCGCACCTGCCATGGTTCTGGAAGCTGTTGCCAAAGACGCAGCTGACAAAGCCAAAGCAGCTCTGGAAGAAGCAGGCGCTAAAGTCGAGCTGAAGTAA
- the rplK gene encoding 50S ribosomal protein L11, with protein MAKKITAYIKLQVKAAQANPSPPVGPALGQHGVNIMEFCKAFNARTQGLEPGLPTPVIITVYSDRSFTFETKSTPASVLLKKAAGLTSGSARPNTVKVGTVTRAQLEEIAKTKNADLTAADMEAAVRTIAGSARSMGLNVEGV; from the coding sequence ATGGCCAAGAAGATTACCGCTTACATCAAGCTGCAAGTGAAGGCCGCTCAGGCTAACCCAAGCCCACCTGTTGGTCCTGCTCTGGGTCAGCACGGCGTGAACATCATGGAATTCTGCAAGGCTTTCAACGCCCGTACTCAGGGTCTTGAGCCAGGTCTGCCGACTCCAGTGATCATCACTGTCTACAGCGACCGTAGCTTCACTTTCGAAACCAAATCCACCCCTGCTTCGGTTCTGCTGAAGAAGGCGGCCGGTCTGACCAGCGGTTCCGCTCGTCCGAACACCGTTAAGGTTGGCACCGTGACTCGTGCTCAGCTGGAAGAAATCGCGAAAACCAAAAACGCGGATCTGACTGCAGCTGATATGGAAGCAGCCGTGCGTACTATCGCCGGTTCTGCTCGTAGCATGGGCCTTAACGTGGAGGGTGTGTAA
- the rplJ gene encoding 50S ribosomal protein L10, translating into MAIKLEDKKAIVAEVNEAAKVALSAVVADARGVTVGAMTGLRKEAREAGVYVRVVRNTLLKRAVADTEFSVLNDVFTGPTLIAFSKEHPGAAARIFKEFAKGQDKFEIKAAAFEGKFLAANQIDVLATLPTRDEAISQLMSVIQGATSKLARTLAAIRDQKEAAAA; encoded by the coding sequence GTGGCAATTAAACTCGAAGACAAGAAGGCCATCGTCGCTGAAGTCAACGAGGCTGCCAAAGTCGCTCTGTCCGCTGTCGTGGCTGATGCCCGTGGCGTAACAGTAGGCGCGATGACCGGACTCCGTAAAGAGGCTCGTGAAGCTGGCGTTTACGTACGTGTTGTACGTAACACCCTGCTCAAGCGCGCTGTTGCTGACACTGAATTCAGTGTCCTCAACGACGTGTTCACCGGCCCTACCCTGATTGCGTTCTCCAAAGAACATCCAGGCGCTGCTGCCCGGATCTTCAAGGAATTCGCAAAGGGTCAGGACAAGTTCGAGATCAAGGCAGCTGCGTTCGAGGGCAAGTTCCTCGCAGCTAACCAAATCGACGTACTGGCAACTCTGCCGACCCGTGACGAAGCAATTTCTCAGCTGATGAGCGTGATTCAAGGCGCTACCAGCAAATTGGCTCGTACTCTGGCGGCAATTCGCGACCAGAAAGAAGCTGCTGCAGCCTAA
- a CDS encoding pantothenate kinase: MILELDCGNSFIKWRVLAANAGQVLGEGVVDSDLGLLEGLGALKGLALTFCRLVSVRTAEETAALTSLLGDTFDVPVVCAAPAREMSGVRNGYEEFERLGLDRWLAMLGGFHLASGACLVLDFGTAVTADFVAADGEHLGGFICPGMPLMRNQLRTHTRKIRYGDLAAEQAQESLVPGRATVEAVERGCLLMLRGFVLTQLELARSYWGEDFAVFLTGGDASLVAEVVPHARVVPDLVFVGLAMACPLS, from the coding sequence ATGATTCTTGAGCTCGATTGTGGGAATAGTTTCATCAAGTGGCGTGTGCTTGCCGCAAATGCCGGGCAGGTGCTGGGTGAGGGGGTCGTCGATTCCGATCTTGGATTGCTGGAGGGGTTGGGGGCGCTCAAAGGGCTTGCCCTCACGTTTTGCCGGTTGGTGAGTGTCAGGACCGCGGAGGAAACCGCAGCGCTGACGTCTTTGCTCGGCGATACCTTTGATGTGCCAGTTGTGTGCGCAGCGCCTGCGCGCGAAATGTCAGGCGTGCGCAATGGGTATGAAGAGTTTGAGCGGCTGGGGCTGGATCGGTGGCTGGCAATGCTCGGAGGTTTTCATCTCGCTTCAGGTGCGTGCCTGGTGCTCGATTTCGGTACGGCCGTGACCGCTGACTTTGTCGCGGCGGATGGAGAGCACCTGGGTGGTTTCATCTGTCCGGGGATGCCGTTGATGCGCAACCAGTTGCGCACGCACACTCGCAAAATTCGTTATGGGGATCTGGCAGCCGAGCAGGCTCAGGAAAGTCTTGTTCCTGGTCGCGCGACTGTCGAGGCTGTAGAGCGTGGTTGTCTGTTGATGTTGCGCGGCTTCGTGCTGACCCAGCTCGAATTGGCGCGCAGCTACTGGGGTGAGGACTTTGCCGTATTCCTCACTGGGGGGGATGCGAGCCTGGTTGCTGAGGTCGTGCCTCACGCCAGGGTTGTTCCGGACTTGGTGTTTGTTGGATTGGCCATGGCCTGTCCCTTGTCCTGA
- the birA gene encoding bifunctional biotin--[acetyl-CoA-carboxylase] ligase/biotin operon repressor BirA, whose product MLTLLKLLKDGRFHSGQALGAALGVSRSAVWKQLQHLEAELGLSIHKVRGRGYQLSAPLALLDPAEISAQAHSCAWPVQVHDSIDSTNAEALRAIERGQTAPFVVLSERQTAGRGRRGRKWVSPFAENVYYSLVLRIDGGMRQLEGLSLVVGLAVLQTLRELGVASAGLKWPNDVLVGQKKIAGILLELVGDPADVCHVVLGVGINVNMQSAEEVDQQWTSLRLESGKLFDRNQLVAVLGETLQRYLARHQAGGFLAIQSEWEQNHLWQGRSVSLIAGVNQIDGEVLGIDGQGALRLKVDGVEKVFSGGELSLRLRDDS is encoded by the coding sequence ATGCTGACGTTGTTAAAGCTTCTTAAAGATGGCCGATTCCATTCGGGTCAGGCGTTGGGTGCTGCCCTGGGCGTCAGTCGTAGTGCCGTGTGGAAGCAGCTTCAGCATTTAGAGGCTGAGCTGGGGTTGTCTATTCATAAGGTTCGTGGGCGCGGCTATCAATTGTCCGCGCCATTAGCGCTGCTCGATCCTGCCGAGATAAGCGCTCAGGCGCACTCTTGCGCCTGGCCTGTCCAGGTTCACGACTCAATCGACTCGACTAATGCCGAAGCGCTGCGCGCTATTGAGCGCGGGCAAACGGCACCGTTTGTGGTGCTTTCGGAGCGGCAGACAGCCGGTCGCGGGCGACGTGGTCGCAAGTGGGTCAGTCCGTTCGCAGAAAACGTCTATTACAGCCTGGTGCTGCGCATTGATGGCGGGATGCGCCAGTTGGAAGGCTTGAGTCTCGTCGTTGGGCTCGCAGTGTTGCAGACGTTGCGTGAACTCGGTGTTGCATCCGCTGGATTGAAATGGCCGAACGATGTCCTTGTAGGTCAGAAAAAAATCGCGGGAATACTGCTCGAGTTGGTTGGTGATCCTGCTGATGTGTGTCACGTGGTCCTGGGGGTTGGAATCAATGTGAACATGCAGTCCGCAGAAGAGGTGGACCAGCAATGGACATCCCTGCGGCTCGAGTCAGGCAAATTGTTTGATCGCAACCAATTGGTCGCGGTGTTGGGGGAGACGCTGCAGCGATACCTGGCTCGTCACCAGGCGGGTGGCTTTTTGGCCATCCAGTCAGAGTGGGAGCAAAATCACCTGTGGCAGGGGCGAAGCGTGTCGTTGATTGCCGGCGTCAATCAAATTGATGGTGAAGTGCTGGGCATTGATGGCCAGGGCGCCTTGCGCCTGAAGGTGGATGGCGTGGAGAAAGTCTTCAGTGGTGGTGAGTTGAGCCTGAGGTTGCGTGATGATTCTTGA
- the rpoB gene encoding DNA-directed RNA polymerase subunit beta, with product MAYSYTEKKRIRKDFSKLPDVMDVPYLLAIQLDSYREFLQAGATKDQFRDVGLHAAFKSVFPIISYSGNAALEYVGYRLGEPAFDVKECVLRGVTYAVPLRVKVRLIIFDKESSNKAIKDIKEQEVYMGEIPLMTENGTFVINGTERVIVSQLHRSPGVFFDHDRGKTHSSGKLLYSARIIPYRGSWLDFEFDPKDCVFVRIDRRRKLPASVLLRALGYTTEEVLDAFYTTNVFHVKGETLSLELVPQRLRGEIAVLDIQDDKGKVIVEQGRRITARHINQLEKAGIKELDVPLDYVLGRTTAKVIVHPATGEILAECNTELNTEILAKIAKAQVVRIETLYTNDIDCGPFVSDTLKIDSTSNQLEALVEIYRMMRPGEPPTKDAAETLFNNLFFSPERYDLSAVGRMKFNRRIGRTEIEGSGVLCKEDIVAVLKTLVDIRNGKGIVDDIDHLGNRRVRCVGEMAENQFRVGLVRVERAVKERLSMAESEGLMPQDLINAKPVAAAVKEFFGSSQLSQFMDQNNPLSEITHKRRVSALGPGGLTRERAGFEVRDVHPTHYGRVCPIETPEGPNIGLINSLAAYARTNQYGFLESPYRVVKDALVTDEIVFLSAIEEADHVIAQASATMNDKKVLIDELVAVRHLNEFTVKAPEDVTLMDVSPKQVVSVAASLIPFLEHDDANRALMGSNMQRQAVPTLRADKPLVGTGMERNVARDSGVCVVARRGGVIDSVDASRIVVRVADDEVETGEAGVDIYNLTKYTRSNQNTCINQRPLVRKGDRVQRSDIMADGPSTDMGELALGQNMRIAFMAWNGFNFEDSICLSERVVQEDRFTTIHIQELTCVARDTKLGPEEITADIPNVGEAALNKLDEAGIVYVGAEVGAGDILVGKVTPKGETQLTPEEKLLRAIFGEKASDVKDTSLRVPTGTKGTVIDVQVFTRDGVERDARALSIEKSQLDEIRKDLNEEFRIVEGATFERLRSALVGHKAEGGAGLKKGQDITDEVLDGLEHGQWFKLRMAEDALNEQLEKAQAYIVDRRRLLDDKFEDKKRKLQQGDDLAPGVLKIVKVYLAIRRRIQPGDKMAGRHGNKGVVSVIMPVEDMPHDANGTPVDVVLNPLGVPSRMNVGQILETHLGLAAKGLGEKINRMIEEQRKVAELRKFLHEIYNEIGGRQESLDDFSDQEILDLAQNLRGGVPMATPVFDGAKESEIKAMLKLADLPESGQMQLTDGRTGNKFERPVTVGYMYMLKLNHLVDDKMHARSTGSYSLVTQQPLGGKAQFGGQRFGEMEVWALEAYGAAYTLQEMLTVKSDDVNGRTKMYKNIVDGDHRMEPGMPESFNVLIKEIRSLGIDIDLETE from the coding sequence ATGGCTTACTCATATACTGAGAAAAAACGTATCCGCAAGGACTTTAGCAAGTTGCCGGACGTCATGGATGTGCCGTACCTCCTGGCCATCCAGCTGGATTCGTATCGTGAATTCTTGCAAGCGGGAGCGACTAAAGATCAGTTCCGCGACGTGGGCCTGCATGCGGCCTTCAAATCCGTTTTCCCGATCATCAGCTACTCCGGCAATGCTGCGCTGGAGTACGTCGGATATCGTCTGGGCGAACCGGCATTTGATGTCAAAGAATGCGTATTGCGCGGTGTAACTTACGCCGTACCTTTGCGGGTAAAAGTGCGCCTGATCATTTTCGACAAAGAATCGTCGAACAAAGCGATCAAGGACATCAAAGAGCAAGAAGTCTACATGGGTGAAATTCCCCTGATGACTGAAAACGGTACCTTCGTAATCAACGGTACCGAGCGTGTAATCGTTTCCCAGCTGCACCGTTCCCCGGGCGTGTTCTTCGACCACGACCGTGGCAAGACGCACAGCTCCGGTAAACTGCTGTACTCCGCGCGCATCATTCCTTACCGCGGTTCGTGGCTGGACTTCGAGTTCGACCCGAAAGACTGCGTATTCGTGCGTATCGACCGTCGTCGCAAGCTGCCTGCCTCGGTACTGCTGCGCGCGCTTGGCTATACCACTGAAGAAGTGCTGGACGCGTTCTATACCACCAACGTATTCCACGTGAAGGGCGAGACCCTGAGCCTGGAGCTGGTGCCTCAGCGCCTGCGTGGTGAAATCGCTGTCCTCGATATTCAGGATGACAAAGGCAAGGTTATTGTCGAGCAGGGTCGTCGTATCACCGCTCGCCACATCAACCAGCTGGAAAAAGCCGGGATCAAAGAGCTGGATGTGCCTCTGGACTACGTCCTGGGCCGCACAACCGCCAAGGTCATCGTGCACCCGGCAACCGGCGAAATCCTGGCAGAGTGCAACACCGAGCTGAACACCGAGATCCTGGCCAAAATCGCCAAGGCCCAGGTTGTTCGCATCGAAACTCTGTACACCAACGATATCGACTGCGGTCCGTTCGTCTCCGACACCCTGAAGATCGACTCCACCAGCAACCAACTGGAAGCGCTGGTCGAGATCTATCGCATGATGCGTCCTGGCGAGCCGCCAACCAAAGACGCTGCCGAGACCCTGTTCAACAACCTGTTCTTCAGCCCTGAGCGCTATGACCTGTCTGCGGTCGGCCGGATGAAGTTCAACCGTCGTATCGGTCGTACCGAGATCGAAGGTTCGGGCGTGCTGTGCAAGGAAGACATCGTCGCGGTACTGAAGACCCTGGTCGACATCCGTAACGGTAAAGGCATCGTCGATGACATCGACCACCTGGGTAACCGTCGTGTTCGCTGCGTAGGCGAAATGGCCGAGAACCAGTTCCGCGTTGGCCTGGTACGTGTTGAGCGTGCGGTCAAAGAGCGTCTGTCGATGGCTGAAAGCGAAGGCCTGATGCCGCAAGACCTGATCAACGCCAAGCCAGTGGCTGCGGCGGTGAAAGAGTTCTTCGGTTCCAGCCAGCTGTCTCAGTTCATGGACCAGAACAACCCGCTGTCCGAGATCACCCACAAGCGTCGTGTCTCTGCACTCGGCCCTGGCGGTTTGACTCGTGAGCGTGCTGGTTTTGAAGTTCGTGACGTACACCCGACTCACTACGGTCGTGTATGCCCGATCGAAACGCCGGAAGGTCCGAACATCGGTCTGATCAACTCCCTGGCTGCCTATGCGCGCACCAACCAGTACGGCTTCCTGGAAAGCCCGTACCGCGTGGTGAAAGACGCTCTGGTCACCGACGAGATCGTGTTCCTGTCCGCCATTGAAGAAGCTGATCACGTGATCGCTCAGGCTTCGGCCACGATGAACGACAAGAAAGTCCTGATCGACGAGCTGGTAGCTGTTCGTCACCTGAACGAATTCACCGTCAAGGCGCCGGAAGACGTCACCTTGATGGACGTATCGCCGAAGCAGGTAGTTTCGGTTGCTGCGTCGCTGATTCCGTTCCTCGAGCACGACGACGCCAACCGTGCGTTGATGGGTTCGAACATGCAGCGTCAAGCTGTACCAACCCTGCGCGCTGACAAGCCGCTGGTAGGTACCGGCATGGAGCGTAACGTAGCCCGTGACTCCGGCGTTTGCGTCGTGGCTCGTCGTGGCGGCGTGATCGACTCCGTCGACGCCAGCCGTATCGTGGTTCGTGTTGCCGATGACGAAGTTGAAACCGGTGAAGCCGGTGTCGACATCTACAACCTGACCAAGTACACCCGCTCCAACCAGAACACCTGCATCAACCAGCGTCCGCTGGTGCGTAAGGGTGATCGGGTTCAGCGTAGCGACATCATGGCCGACGGCCCGTCCACCGACATGGGTGAACTGGCACTGGGCCAGAACATGCGCATCGCGTTCATGGCATGGAACGGCTTCAACTTCGAAGACTCCATCTGCCTGTCCGAGCGTGTTGTTCAGGAAGACCGTTTCACCACGATCCACATTCAGGAACTGACCTGTGTGGCCCGTGACACCAAGCTTGGCCCAGAGGAAATCACTGCAGACATCCCGAACGTGGGTGAAGCTGCACTGAACAAGCTGGACGAAGCCGGTATCGTTTACGTAGGTGCTGAAGTTGGCGCAGGCGACATCCTGGTGGGTAAGGTCACTCCGAAAGGCGAGACCCAACTGACTCCGGAAGAAAAACTGCTGCGTGCGATCTTCGGTGAAAAAGCCAGCGACGTTAAAGACACTTCCCTGCGTGTACCTACCGGTACCAAAGGTACTGTCATCGACGTACAGGTCTTCACCCGCGATGGCGTTGAGCGTGATGCTCGTGCCCTGTCGATCGAGAAGTCCCAGCTGGACGAGATCCGCAAGGACCTCAACGAAGAGTTCCGTATCGTCGAAGGCGCTACTTTCGAACGTCTGCGTTCCGCTCTGGTCGGCCACAAAGCCGAAGGCGGCGCCGGTCTGAAGAAAGGCCAGGACATCACCGACGAAGTTCTCGACGGTCTTGAGCACGGCCAGTGGTTCAAACTGCGCATGGCTGAAGACGCCCTGAACGAGCAGCTCGAGAAGGCCCAGGCCTACATCGTTGATCGTCGCCGTCTGCTGGACGACAAGTTCGAAGACAAGAAGCGCAAACTGCAGCAGGGCGATGACCTGGCTCCAGGCGTGCTGAAAATCGTCAAGGTTTACCTGGCAATCCGTCGTCGCATCCAGCCGGGCGACAAGATGGCCGGTCGTCACGGTAACAAGGGTGTGGTCTCCGTGATCATGCCGGTTGAAGACATGCCGCACGATGCCAATGGCACCCCGGTCGACGTCGTTCTCAACCCGTTGGGCGTACCTTCGCGTATGAACGTTGGTCAGATCCTCGAAACCCACCTGGGCCTCGCGGCCAAAGGTCTGGGCGAGAAGATCAATCGCATGATTGAAGAGCAGCGCAAAGTTGCCGAGCTGCGTAAATTCCTGCACGAGATCTACAACGAGATCGGCGGTCGTCAGGAAAGCCTCGATGACTTCTCGGACCAGGAAATCCTGGATCTGGCTCAAAACCTGCGTGGCGGCGTTCCAATGGCCACTCCAGTGTTCGACGGTGCCAAGGAAAGCGAAATCAAGGCCATGCTGAAACTGGCAGACCTGCCAGAAAGCGGCCAGATGCAGCTGACCGACGGCCGTACCGGCAACAAGTTCGAGCGCCCGGTTACCGTTGGCTACATGTACATGCTGAAGCTGAACCACTTGGTAGACGACAAGATGCACGCTCGTTCTACCGGTTCGTACAGCCTGGTTACCCAGCAGCCGCTGGGTGGTAAGGCGCAGTTCGGTGGTCAGCGTTTCGGGGAGATGGAGGTCTGGGCACTGGAAGCATACGGTGCCGCTTACACTCTGCAAGAAATGCTCACAGTGAAGTCGGACGATGTGAACGGCCGTACCAAGATGTACAAAAACATCGTGGATGGCGATCACCGTATGGAGCCGGGCATGCCCGAGTCCTTCAACGTGTTGATCAAGGAAATTCGTTCCCTCGGCATCGATATCGATCTGGAAACCGAATAA